A single region of the Thunnus maccoyii chromosome 10, fThuMac1.1, whole genome shotgun sequence genome encodes:
- the LOC121906206 gene encoding cytochrome b5 reductase 4 isoform X1, which produces MLSQWHRKTRDSDEDDDDDSESESSGRHVSSFTTIFSSLIPGFLRDLGFLRSVHSMLSFPAPGSQQRVGPSGQSGRNKVALKPGHSLMDWIRFSKSGKDLTGLRGRLIEVTQEELQKHNKREDCWTCIRGMVYNVTPYMDYHPGGEEELMKAAGIDGTELFDQVHRWVNYESMLKECLVGRMATTTTTAVKAMVPPPPPTSLAPPTSVAPPPDKDSRPRYDWFQTDATVHLVVYTKRKIPSSGCTVADLEANVLRLEVLLGKMSYMVHLRLTEEVEGNVAVHTAFAVGKIQVTIRKQVKGKWASLGQPQEFHNTFARKKDRALYYRDCVLVSKTEVNHNTHVFRLQLPRGTVLHVPVGKHVYLKALIQDTEVVRPYTPVDQNLAAVSHHSSQESDLYLMIKVYPDGVLTPHLNSLHIGDHISVSGPEGTFSPRPLRDVTVLYLLAAGTGFTPMARLIRLALQDNDSIRKTKLLFFNRREEDILWRCQLDALAANDERFQVEYVLSEPCESWTGRKGRVDESMLKDFLNRPDGSKCYVCVCGPTAFTELTTGLVKQQGFSEEELHAFQG; this is translated from the exons ATGCTGTCACAATGGCACAGGAAAACCAGAGATTCAGACGAGGATGACGATGATgacagtgagagtgaatcaagTGGACGACATGTGTCATCTTTCACCACTATTTTCAGCAGTTTAATTCCAG GTTTTCTTCGAGACTTGGGGTTTCTCCGAAGCGTTCACAGCATGTTGTCGTTCCCTGCGCCGGGCTCCCAGCAGCGGGTCGGTCCGTCAGGACAGTCCGGGAGGAACAAG GTGGCCTTGAAGCCAGGCCACAGTCTGATGGACTGGATCCGGTTTTCAAAGAGTGGAAAAGATCTGACCGGGCTCAGAGGGCGTCTGATTGAAGTTACCCAGGAagagctgcagaaacacaacaaaagagaGGACTGCTGGACGTGTATACGAG GCATGGTTTACAATGTCACCCCCTACATGGACTACCACcctggaggagaagaggagctgATGAAGGCAGCTGGGATAGATGGCACTGAACTCTTTGACCAG GTCCATCGGTGGGTAAACTACGAGTCCATGTTGAAAGAATGCCTGGTGGGCAGGATGGCCACTACGACCACCACAGCAGTCAAAG cTATGGTCCCACCTCCACCGCCGACTAGCCTCGCCCCCCCTACCTCAGTGGCTCCGCCCCCAGACAAAGACTCCCGACCTCG GTACGACTGGTTCCAAACTGATGCCACTGTTCATCTGGTTGTTTACACCAAAAGGAAG ATACCCAGCTCAGGCTGTACCGTTGCTGACCTCGAGGCCAATGTCTTACGACTGGAAGTGCTGCTGGGAAAAATGTCCTACATGGTTCATTTAC GTCTGACTGAAGAAGTTGAGGGAAATGTTGCTG TTCACACTGCTTTCGCCGTGGGAAAGATTCAGGTCACCATACGCAAGCAGGTTAAAGGAAAATGGGCAAGTCTCGGTCAGCCACAGGAATTCCACAATACGTTTGCACGCAAAAAAGACAGAG CCCTCTACTATCGGGATTGCGTGTTGGTGTCTAAGACTGAGGTGAACCATAACACTCATGTGTTCAGATTGCAACTTCCACGTGGGACCGTCCTGCATGTGCCTGTTGGAAAACATGTCTACCTCAAAGCACTTATTCAAG ACACAGAGGTCGTGAGGCCTTACACTCCAGTGGACCAGAATCTTGCAGCAGTTTCCCATCACTCCTCACAGGAATCAGACCTGTACCTCATGATCAAAGTCTACCCTGACGGAGTGTTAACCCCACATCTCAACAGTCTGCACATCG GTGACCACATATCTGTTAGCGGTCCAGAGGGTACCTTTAGTCCCCGCCCCCTTCGTGATGTCACAGTCCTCTACCTGTTGGCAGCAGGCACAGGTTTCACGCCCATGGCTCGCCTCATCCGACTGGCCCTGCAGGATAATGACAGCATCAG AAAAACCAAGCTGCTCTTTTTTAACCGACGGGAGGAGGACATTCTGTGGCGCTGTCAACTGGATGCATTAGCTGCTAATGATGAGAG gtttcAGGTGGAGTACGTCCTCTCTGAGCCCTGTGAAAGCTGGACGGGCAGGAAGGGCCGGGTGGATGAGTCCATGCTCAAGGATTTCCTCAACAGGCCAGATGGGTCCaaatgttatgtgtgtgtgtgtggccccACTGCCTTTACAGAGCTAACAACAGG gttAGTGAAGCAGCAGGGCTTCAGTGAAGAGGAGCTCCACGCCTTCCAGGGCTGA
- the LOC121906206 gene encoding cytochrome b5 reductase 4 isoform X2, with protein MILRHIISLIETECFLRDLGFLRSVHSMLSFPAPGSQQRVGPSGQSGRNKVALKPGHSLMDWIRFSKSGKDLTGLRGRLIEVTQEELQKHNKREDCWTCIRGMVYNVTPYMDYHPGGEEELMKAAGIDGTELFDQVHRWVNYESMLKECLVGRMATTTTTAVKAMVPPPPPTSLAPPTSVAPPPDKDSRPRYDWFQTDATVHLVVYTKRKIPSSGCTVADLEANVLRLEVLLGKMSYMVHLRLTEEVEGNVAVHTAFAVGKIQVTIRKQVKGKWASLGQPQEFHNTFARKKDRALYYRDCVLVSKTEVNHNTHVFRLQLPRGTVLHVPVGKHVYLKALIQDTEVVRPYTPVDQNLAAVSHHSSQESDLYLMIKVYPDGVLTPHLNSLHIGDHISVSGPEGTFSPRPLRDVTVLYLLAAGTGFTPMARLIRLALQDNDSIRKTKLLFFNRREEDILWRCQLDALAANDERFQVEYVLSEPCESWTGRKGRVDESMLKDFLNRPDGSKCYVCVCGPTAFTELTTGLVKQQGFSEEELHAFQG; from the exons ATGATATTACGGCATATAATATCGTTGATAGAAACTGAAT GTTTTCTTCGAGACTTGGGGTTTCTCCGAAGCGTTCACAGCATGTTGTCGTTCCCTGCGCCGGGCTCCCAGCAGCGGGTCGGTCCGTCAGGACAGTCCGGGAGGAACAAG GTGGCCTTGAAGCCAGGCCACAGTCTGATGGACTGGATCCGGTTTTCAAAGAGTGGAAAAGATCTGACCGGGCTCAGAGGGCGTCTGATTGAAGTTACCCAGGAagagctgcagaaacacaacaaaagagaGGACTGCTGGACGTGTATACGAG GCATGGTTTACAATGTCACCCCCTACATGGACTACCACcctggaggagaagaggagctgATGAAGGCAGCTGGGATAGATGGCACTGAACTCTTTGACCAG GTCCATCGGTGGGTAAACTACGAGTCCATGTTGAAAGAATGCCTGGTGGGCAGGATGGCCACTACGACCACCACAGCAGTCAAAG cTATGGTCCCACCTCCACCGCCGACTAGCCTCGCCCCCCCTACCTCAGTGGCTCCGCCCCCAGACAAAGACTCCCGACCTCG GTACGACTGGTTCCAAACTGATGCCACTGTTCATCTGGTTGTTTACACCAAAAGGAAG ATACCCAGCTCAGGCTGTACCGTTGCTGACCTCGAGGCCAATGTCTTACGACTGGAAGTGCTGCTGGGAAAAATGTCCTACATGGTTCATTTAC GTCTGACTGAAGAAGTTGAGGGAAATGTTGCTG TTCACACTGCTTTCGCCGTGGGAAAGATTCAGGTCACCATACGCAAGCAGGTTAAAGGAAAATGGGCAAGTCTCGGTCAGCCACAGGAATTCCACAATACGTTTGCACGCAAAAAAGACAGAG CCCTCTACTATCGGGATTGCGTGTTGGTGTCTAAGACTGAGGTGAACCATAACACTCATGTGTTCAGATTGCAACTTCCACGTGGGACCGTCCTGCATGTGCCTGTTGGAAAACATGTCTACCTCAAAGCACTTATTCAAG ACACAGAGGTCGTGAGGCCTTACACTCCAGTGGACCAGAATCTTGCAGCAGTTTCCCATCACTCCTCACAGGAATCAGACCTGTACCTCATGATCAAAGTCTACCCTGACGGAGTGTTAACCCCACATCTCAACAGTCTGCACATCG GTGACCACATATCTGTTAGCGGTCCAGAGGGTACCTTTAGTCCCCGCCCCCTTCGTGATGTCACAGTCCTCTACCTGTTGGCAGCAGGCACAGGTTTCACGCCCATGGCTCGCCTCATCCGACTGGCCCTGCAGGATAATGACAGCATCAG AAAAACCAAGCTGCTCTTTTTTAACCGACGGGAGGAGGACATTCTGTGGCGCTGTCAACTGGATGCATTAGCTGCTAATGATGAGAG gtttcAGGTGGAGTACGTCCTCTCTGAGCCCTGTGAAAGCTGGACGGGCAGGAAGGGCCGGGTGGATGAGTCCATGCTCAAGGATTTCCTCAACAGGCCAGATGGGTCCaaatgttatgtgtgtgtgtgtggccccACTGCCTTTACAGAGCTAACAACAGG gttAGTGAAGCAGCAGGGCTTCAGTGAAGAGGAGCTCCACGCCTTCCAGGGCTGA